The DNA sequence AATACTAATTTGCAGGATTATGTGTTATCTAGAGATAGAACTAGAAGGGTCAATGTAAGTAGACCTTTTAGGTTTGATGGCTTTGTTGGTTTAGTTGCTCTTATAAATTTGGTTTTCAATGTATATGAATCTGATGGGGATGAACCCCAAACTTATAGGCAGGCTACTAAATCTAAGTTCTGGAGTCAGTGGCATAAAGCTATGTTGGAGGAGATGCATTCCCTCAATATTAATCTCACTTGGATTCTTGTACCTTTGCCTCCTGGTGCATCTGTGGTTGACTGCAGGTGGCTTtataaactgaaaaatgagGTGGAGGGCCTTAGGTACAACGCCAGATTAGTGGCAAAGGGTTTTACTCAACAAGAGAGGGTAGATTACATAGAAATCTTTGCCCCTGTTGTTAAATTCACTACTGTCATGATGATGCTTGCCTTGTGTGCTCATTTTGATTGGGAATTAAAGcaaatggatgttaagacTGCCTTTTTGCATGGTAATCTTGATAAGCATATTTACATGAAACAGCCTGGGGGCTTTGTTGATCCCAAGTTTCCCAATCATATCTGCTTACTGAAAAAGGCCTTATATGGTTTAAAACAGTCTCCTAGGCAGTGGAACATCAAGTTTAATACATGTACGCAGAAGTTAGGTTTTGTTAGAAGTACCTTTGATGcttgtttatatattaaaaatcttGATGCTTAGCCTATTTTTTctgttattttagttaattaatgcAGATAAAAGAACGAATGAACAAGTTTAGATTTAGAATTTACCCctacaaataaaatgcatattaAATCTGAAATTTCCTATCTTTCTTTGATTTAACTATACATCGAATTCTTTTTGCATAAAATTGACATGGATACTGACAGTAATGGACTCATTTGCATAATTAGATGAAACgcttaaaacaaaatactctTTAAGTTGGAAAAATTTTGTACTTCAATGCTCAACGCTTAATATCGGTTGTGAGTCTGGATCTTTTGTGTCGGTAATTTCTATGGCGCTTACTAGATGATGATAGGaagtttcaaaaattgatttgTATTCTAATTAATGGCGGATTAGTTTCAAAAATACACTGTTGTACTTAATTGATTTCGAAAAGTGAAGTTAAGATTTCaatcatttcattaattttgatcaaaatttaaattgaattcaaaattagattttggattcaagattaatttaaattttaactgCACAGAGCTGTCATCGCATCATCCCTAGTTAGTAGGactgaaaatattttcatcattatttaggCAATTTCTTCAATAGTGAGTAGAGAGATAGAGATGCATATTGCATACGATAATACTagaaattttgcaattttttttagtttttatttttaatttcaccaCAAAAATGACAGCGTCTAGTCACTAGTGTACATTTTCACCACCTAGTCTGCCACGTCATTTGTTTCAAGACATGTGCGCACTAtactatactccctccgtcccacataattttacccaatatccattttagtctgtcccacataattttacccatttcacttttaccatttttggtagttgaactcatattccactaactcattcttactcacattttattataaaaccaatattttaaaagtaggactcacatcccaccaactttttcaactcactttctattacatttcttaaaacccgtgttaAGTGAAactgtgtaaaattatgtgggacggagggagtatcattgaTTTAAGATATGTAGGccatattaatttttcacCATGTAATTgcaaaaatgtcaaaatcataatattactatattagtagttaattttgaaacttatggaattgaccaaattttatactagtagtagtttttttattttggcaattttaaaaaaattaaacgaCATTTAAGTGgccagaatttttttttttctgcgcTCCATACAAACACATTACGATTTCTctcaaaaaaaatgtaaactaattaaataaaccaTACAAAAACATCCAAACCGCGTGCGCGGGAAGAAGCAGTTAACCAAAactgaattttgaaaaaacttCAGCTGAGAGTAACTGTTAAACCCTCAACCCTCAATCAATCCCCTttctcttctccttcttctcaCAAATTCCCCCAATCAATGTAATCTTGAGATCACAGAAACACAATGGATTTTCCAGTTTTCGAATCGCACTCCAAAATTCCACCCAAATTCTACGGCTTCCACACCTTTGCAGAGCCCGGCTGCCCCATTTCTCTCACCGGTGCCTTCCGAGACAACATTCGCCGCTTCCTTCAAGAGTGCGCCTCCCTCGAGGATCATGACCTCGCCGGGATGCCGATTTGGCGCACGTTTCTGGTCTACGAGAGTAAAGGCACGGTCATCCCCCTTTACACCGTCGAAGAAAAGGTAGAGGATTCTGACCGGCCATTCTGCGATTACTGCCGCTCGGTTGGTTAGTGCGAAATTGGAAACCctattcttcattttcttgaaatttcttttggattttgggaTTTTCTGTGAATTTCCTGTGTTTTGCAATTGATTTCTCGTTCGTGGTTGTAGGATGGAGCCATCACTTCGTGTCGAAGAGGAAATATCACCTGATAATTCCGGCGAACGAGGAGTGGGATGATCCGATTGATGAAGGCGTTTTTGATCTACAAACTCACCTCTTGCACGGCTTGATCCATTGCAATGGGTTTGGCCATTTGATCTGTATAAATGGGATTGAAGGTGGTTCCAAATTCATATGTGGTAGAGAGATAATGGATTTATGGGATCGTATCTGTATGACTCTTAGTGTTAGGTAAGCTTCTCTGCAAATTTTATCTGCTTTCAACTTTTGAGTATGATGATTGATGTTTGAGCTGATTTGATTTGTGTGATTGCTCTTTTATGTGATGGAAACTGATAGGGGGAAAATACTTAGAGCTATAATTGTACGATTTGATCGATCATCACAACGCGTGTTAGATTATTTAGCTCTGCTAAAGAATGATTAGGCTGTTGAGTCTGCAGAAGTTATAGTTCACTTGCCTCTGGTTATGTGATAAGTTGAAGGCgatattcatttatgaatgTCTACTGGCACTGTTTGAGATCTTAAACTGCTCTTGTTTTCATTTACACAGTGATTAAATTAGGATGAAGGTGATATAATGAAGAGATGTTTGAGCTGAATGCTTGAGaggtttttttaaatgatgCAGGTGTGCAACATGAGGATTTGATTTGTGTCGATTGCTCTTTTATGTGatggaaaataataagaagCAGATACTTAGAACTATATAATTGTACTATTTGATCGATCATCAAAACTTCTGATTGATTATTTAGGTCTGTGTAGATAATGATTTTGCTGTTGAGTCTGCAGAATTTATAGAGTTCACTCGCCTCTGGTTATGTGATAAGTTGAAGGCgatattcatttatgaatgTCTATTGACACTGTTTAAGATTTTAAACTGCTCCTGTTTTCATTTACACAGTGATTAAATTAGGATGAAGGTAATATAATGAATAGATGTTTGAGCTGAATGTTTGAGAGGTTTTTCAACTGAAGTAGGTGTGAAACCATAGGGATTTGATTTGTGTGAATTGCTCTTTTATGTGATGGAAACAGTTAggaaacaaatatttagaaatataaattgtGCAATTTGATCGATCATCACAACTTCTAATGGATTACTTAGGTCTGCTAAAGAATGATTTGGCTGTTGAGTCTGCAGAATTTATATTTCGCTCGCctctgcttatgtgataagTTGAAGGCAATATTCATTTGTGAATGTCTACTGACAGTGTTTGAGATCTTAAACTGCTCTTGTTTTCATTTACAAACTGAATAAATTAGGGTGAAGGTGATATAATGTTTGAGCTGAATGCTTGAGGGGGTTTTTCAAATGAAGTATGTATGAAACAATGAGGATTTGATTTGAATGAATTGCTCTTTTATGTGATGGAAACTGATAGGAtagaactatatatatttgtacaaTTTGATCGATCACCAATGCTTCTGATAGATTATATAGGTCCGTGTAAATAATGATTTGGTTGTTGAGTCTGCAGAATTTATAGTTCACTCGCCTCTGGTTATATGATAAGGTTAAGGCgatattcatttatgaatgTCTACTGTCACTGTTTGAGATTTTAAACTGCTCTTGGTTTCATTTACACAGTGATTAAATTAGGATGAAGGTGATATAATGAAGAGATGTTTGAGCTGAATGATTGAGAGCTTTTTTCAATTGAAGTAGGTGTGAAACCATGAGGATTTGATTTGTGTGAATAGCTCATTTAAGTGATGGAAACTGATAGGAAGCAAATACTTAGAactatatatttgtattttgtacAATTTGATCGATCATCACAGCTTCTGATAGATTATTTAGGTCCACGTAAAGAATGATTTGGCTGTTGAGTCTGCAGAATGTATAGTTCACTCGCCTCTGGTTATGTGCTAAGTTAAAGGCAATGTTCATTTATGAATGTCTACTAACACTGTTTGGTATCTTAAACCGCTCTTGCTTTCATTTACACAATGAATAATTTGGGATGAAGGTGGTGTAACTGCAGAGATGTTTGAAATGTTAAGTTGATTTGCATTTGATAAGTGATGAAATGCTTGAATCTCTTTCAACAATGATACCAATAGTATTCCAAGTGTTAGACTGAAATATAACTGTGACTTTGTATGAATCTCTTGTGTGATACGTGATGAATGTAttcttcattatttgaaaGTGATTAGGATGAAACACCTCACTCTTATAGGAAACTAAACAGAAAATGACTATTTACTTATTCTTGTAGGCAAGTTACAGTTGAGGATTTGTCGAAGAAGCACAAAATGGAGCTTCGGTTGCTGCATGGAGTTTCCTATGGTCACTCCTGGTTTGGTAAATGGGGTTACCGGTTCTGCCATGGGAGTTTCGGTGTAAAGGAGCACAATTATGAAAGTGCCATCAATCTGCTCAGCTCGTTGGAGCTTGATAGAGTAATTCAGAAATTCAGTTGTGTGAAGGCAGGCTTTGATCTACAGCAGATGATCCAGTATTATAGAAACATGGGTGGGAACAATTTGGTTACAGTTAGAGACTTGTTCAGATTCATGTTCACGGTAAAGTCGACAACTCCAACCACAAGATATTCCACCACAGTTGCATCATGGCCTGAGAGAAATAAAGTCACTGTCACTACCCATATCAGAAGATGTTCATCGAAGTTCCCTACTAAGCTTGCTCTCACGACCAGCTCGTTCAGAAAGGAGAAGCCCACAAAGTGCAGAAAATTCTCCAATGTTGCTGCGAAGATGGATAGTAGATGGCCGGTTAGAAGGCTCGAGCACGTTGCAGAGGTCATTGCTGAAGCACTGAAGGAGAAGCGAGCAGCAAAAAACACTGGCAGCAGCGGGATGACTAGGCAAGAGGCGCGTGATGCAGCACGCCTCCACATTGGTGATACGGGGTTGATAGATCACGTCCTCAAGGCGATGAACAATGTCATTGTCGGGGATCACATTGTGAGCCGTTCAGTGAACAGATCCACGAAGGTGCTCGAGTATACGATTCAAGATCTCAAGTGTGATGATGAGAAACTGTTTTGCCCCTCAAAAATTGAGAAGCCGGTTTGGACATGTTGTCTTGGTCCCGGGAGGAGCGTCTACAATGACATCGCATACCTATATAAGAATGTGTTACTCGGCTATCCAGAGTGTGAATCTGTGGAATCTGCTGCTCAGATAATTCTTCACAGTAAACACTTTGTTAAGGAGTTCCCTTTTAGGGATGATGATGCTGAGTCATTGATGTTCATTTGCATACTGATTTTGAGTTCGGTTGATCTCAAAGCCGATCTCTCTTATGAATTCACAGCTATGGAGCATGTCGATGTTCCACTATATGCTACAGTAGGTGATCTCAAGATGGCGGTGGAGGATGCGTTTCGTGATACATACTGCGTGCTGGAAAGGCTACAAGTGACAGACATTTTGGAGCTTGAAGAAGTGGAGGATGGGGAAGTCCTGTTTGGGGTCGTTCAGTCGGGGATGGAGCTTCATGTGAAGGGACATGGATCGGACATGGAGAGTAGCTTGAGATACGAAGGCGGGACAGAGAGCTGGACTGTAAGATGCAAGTGTGGGGCGAGAGACGATGATGGGGAAAGGATGGTTGCCTGTGATATATGTGAGGCGTGGCAGCACACGCACTGCTGTGGCATCGGAGAAGCTGAGACCGTGCCAAGGCTGTTCGTATGTGAGGCGTGTTGTACCTCACTTGTAACGATGCACAGAACATGTGGCTCGACTAATGACTACGAGGCGTGTGAGGGCTCCTTTGTTGAAGAGTCATTTGCCTGAGTAGGTTGTTCCTCTGTGACTTGTTGTACAGTGTAAATTCTACATTGTATAGACTGACATATTTGTTTCATATCTTTTGAAACAGAGCTATTGCATTTGTAAATCAGAGTCATTGTGATTGATCTTACAATTTTGAGCAATTATAAACAAGAAAGTTACAGGAGAAAGTATGATAAGATGGACTAAATTCAATGCAGTCTTCTCactattagaaaaatatagttaCTTGCCTTACAATACAAACATACCTTATGAATCAAATTGaactattataattaattttgataatatgaTATGTAAACTAACTAATGATTAGTTTAATCTGAATTAAGCACTATATAGTTGATATGACTCTATGATGCAAGATTAGTAGTTGCGTTGGCGAATTAAGATTTTTGGCGACTAGGTTTTTCgaattaagatttttttgacacacaaaaatgaagaaagataaagagatgAGTAGGAGAATCAAATAATTGGACTATATAAAGAATAAAGATACAAAATCGATCCTAGTACTTATACAGACCTCATAACTCTATGCGATTCAAGAATGAACTCACAAGAAAAACTCGATAAAAAGTTTATAATAATGCTCGACtttattgcattaaataaaataaggaatatcAAATAATTGGACTTTGTATCCGAATCATTGTTAGCGACACcctcttcttttttctctaaaagctcatcttctttatttatatatggaaaCTGACACATTTTCGCAAGgtatattagtatatgattcattttaaaagtattaaaaatataattaaatactttacCGTATGATTAAGATCTTACGGAATTAATATACAgcataaatatagtactaaatCTTTTTAAATGGCAAAGAcaatattcttttctttattcattGTAAACGTTTCTGTATCTACTATTGAAATCATAGCCATAAGTTACATTTCGGTCGGAATTTATGCATTTCGTTAATTCCATTAGAATGGGCAGTTTCAAGATTCACACCTATTAAAGTGTAAAAAAGTATGCAAGAGAAAATACTTGACTGGAAATGATGTTTTGATTCagtgaaaaagagaaaattaagCGTAAATTTAAGAAGGAAGGcattatcatttatcaatGTGACAAATCTTATTATTCccaaaatttttatatcaCCAAGCGCAATACATTAATTACGGCTAATGGTGTCTAAAAACAATACTACCAACTGCAATTTAAAACTATGCAGCGGCtatcaaaaaaaggaaaaataagagataaaaaaaaccctTATTCCGAAACCAATGAAAATTTCAATGAAACCCATTGAtcttcttgttcttcttcttgcaAAGCTTGAGAAACTCCTCCACAACCTCATCAATCTCTTGATCTCCTTTCGCCTCGAGCTTCTCGCTCATGCACTTGGCACTCTTCCGCACCCTATCGCCGCCCTCCTCCACCACAACGTGGCGTATGGCTTCCGCGATCACCTCCCTCTCAAGCGCCCCTCGGCCGTTCCTCACCACCTCCACACCCACACCAATCAGCTCAACCAACCTAGCATTGAGGGGTTGATCAAGATGCATTGGCATAGCTATGATTGGCACACCAAACTTCATGCTCTCCATCATTGAGCTACACCCACAATGGCTCACAAAACCACCAACACTCTCATGCCCTAGAATCTTAGCCTGTGGGGCCCACCCCTCCACCACCAAACCCCTTCCCTTAACCCTCTCAAGAAACCCTAGTGGCAAGGAATCTTCTAGAACGACACCCTCCCCTTTTGGAAACCTAACCACCCAAATGAAGTTGAAGTTGGAAAGCTCCAAACCATGAGCAAGCTCCATCATATCCTCCTTAGCAAGAAAAAACTCACTCCCAAAAGAGACAAAAATAGTAGaccttttcccctttttgtCTAGCCAATTAATCAAACTTGAGCCCTCTTCCAATTCACAActaatattactactagtttCTTGAACTAGGGCACCAACAGCCACAACTTTCTTCCCCAACAACTCCATCAAATAGTCACTATACTTTGCCTCAATCTCCTTAAAACCCTTGATCAAGACGACGTTGTTTGACCGGTCAACGCCATCGAATGCGTTCCTCCTGACCTTCTCGTCCACCACGAGCAGCTGGTCGCGGTGGGGGATCTCGTAGTCCCGGTAGTAGATCTCCCCGAAGGGGAAGTCCACGGCCGGGGTGGAGAAGTAGTGGAAGAGGTAGGCCATCATGGTGGCGCTGCTGGTGATGAACTCCACCGCGGGGACGCCCTGCGCCGCGGCCACCAGCGGCGCCCACGGCTGGAGGAAGTCGTAGACGAGGATGTCGGGGCGGACGTCGGCGAGGACGCGGCGGAGCTCCGGCTGGGCGACGTCGAGCGTCTGCTTGAGGCGCGGCATGAGCGGCGGCGGGAGGCCGTTGGTGGTGTGGAGGCGGCGCGGGAGGAAGGAGGCCGGGAGGTGGAGCTCGACGAGGCGGATATTGGAGGCGGTGAGGCTGCCCTCGATGGACTTGAAGTTGGCGGCGGTGGAGCAGAGGTGGACGACGAAGCCGCGGCGCGAGAGGCGCTTGGCGAGCTCGAGGTAAGGGGAGATGTGGCCGTGGGCCAGCCATGGGAACATTAGGATATTGTGAATGCTTTCCATTTTTGTTAATGAATGAAAAAGCTCAAGGTTGAAAATGGTTGAGGTTTTGATGAAGGAAGTGGAAATGAGCCATTGCATTTTTATAAGTGGATTTGGAGAGTTTCTATAATTAGGGAGGTATGATGTTAATTTGATTTCTATCTttgtgtgaatattttttttctttgtgaGGGGGATTTGGTAGTTTTCGTTATCCATTTGTGTATGGAAggtttataaattatagtagtaactaAGATAAcggaatatatatatttttctgttATTAGGTATCCACCGGCGGACTCAATAAGATCGAACCTCTGACCATTTGGTTAAGGATGAACGAGTCACGAACTAGTGTTTATTGCATGCATGGTGAGGGGGTGTTGGCGGTTGGGGATACATTTGATTTATGGATATATTGGATTCTGCAAacgaatttttttatagttaagTGGATGATTTGCTACTTTATTTGTTGTTAAGGCATTTGGTATATTCCgataaatgatggaatattcTTGCGTTATTAGCAAATATACATCTTACAAAATCTTTGTtttatccatatatatatatatatctttatGTGGATATGGTCAATggaatttcatatttagacACTCCAACCGAAAATTATAATGCTATTTTTGTCTAAGATATGGTAACTGTTTGCAATAAAATCGTAATCAATTATGTTAGTGTAAAGGTCATTTATGATTTATCGTGCGTTTTCAAAACCAACTCATATCGGGCCTTTTCAAAACCCATAATCCAACTCGTGCCCGATAATCATGAGATACATACTTACGTTAAactatattaaattcaaataagaaGATAACATATTAAGTACTTAGTACAACATTCATATCAAGTTTTTTGATAGTATGTTTGTAAATGTTAACCTCTTTGTAATACCGACAATGATATCGTACGTTAGGTAACACATTGCTACTAGGGCTGAAAACTTAATCCACGGGTTTCGGGTATACTCAACCCCGACCCAATATCCGACGGGTTTTAGGTACCTGAAACCTGAAAGTATAGGTTTGGGTATGGGTTTGGGAAGTCAATGTtaggatttttcgggtttaggGTACCCGACTAATACCCGATTAAAcccgattaattatgtatttatgataaatatttatgttcttacttgttatctttagaaaatatatagttatgctttctccattttatttacatgttcatataatatcttaaaaatttatttttaatctcttttatgtttcaatttgtgccaaaagaatttttattttataattaagtagttaCTATTTGTCTAATgtctattatatatatatagtcataGAATCATAATCTAGAGAAAGCAAAAAcattagaaatttagaattaaGTTTAGTagtattgtgttatttttaataatttctatgctcatcacaatataatagtcaataaatagtatagtagtattgtgttatttttaataatttctatgctcatcacaatataatttatataaaagaataaatttgaaatataataactttgggtttatgggtacccgattagttgggttcgggtacccgcatcgggtattagggtacccgaattcACATACGGGTCGGATATtgggtatgatatttttgagatttcgggtttgggtacccgaattttcgggtttgggtacTTGCGTATACCCGAATTTACAGGCCTGATTGCTACCatgaaaaactaaataattacaacacatttattattacaatTGTATGTGCATGTCGAGCCAAAAATTAATCTTCCTTTTAGGCCGACCAATCTCCGAATAAactaaatgtttcatatttatctctcttactttactattaacaatttaataaaCTAAACACAACTACTTGAATTCTTGTGTTAAAATAGAAACGTCTCACTTAAATTGAGATAGAGGAGTACTATTTACTAACTTTAAAAAGACAATAACAAAACGAAGTATCGGATATAATACTTATTGTCCGCTAGAATAACTAACCATGATtatagataataaattaataatgggTAAATTGAggtaaaattatgaaattttgcCAAATTCTGTGGTCCACCTTGCAACATTTAAAATCAACcgaaaaatcaagaattttaatatttttgtcaaatttcgCGTGATCTTATC is a window from the Salvia hispanica cultivar TCC Black 2014 chromosome 1, UniMelb_Shisp_WGS_1.0, whole genome shotgun sequence genome containing:
- the LOC125187091 gene encoding PHD finger protein MALE MEIOCYTE DEATH 1-like, encoding MDFPVFESHSKIPPKFYGFHTFAEPGCPISLTGAFRDNIRRFLQECASLEDHDLAGMPIWRTFLVYESKGTVIPLYTVEEKVEDSDRPFCDYCRSVGWSHHFVSKRKYHLIIPANEEWDDPIDEGVFDLQTHLLHGLIHCNGFGHLICINGIEGGSKFICGREIMDLWDRICMTLSVRQVTVEDLSKKHKMELRLLHGVSYGHSWFGKWGYRFCHGSFGVKEHNYESAINLLSSLELDRVIQKFSCVKAGFDLQQMIQYYRNMGGNNLVTVRDLFRFMFTVKSTTPTTRYSTTVASWPERNKVTVTTHIRRCSSKFPTKLALTTSSFRKEKPTKCRKFSNVAAKMDSRWPVRRLEHVAEVIAEALKEKRAAKNTGSSGMTRQEARDAARLHIGDTGLIDHVLKAMNNVIVGDHIVSRSVNRSTKVLEYTIQDLKCDDEKLFCPSKIEKPVWTCCLGPGRSVYNDIAYLYKNVLLGYPECESVESAAQIILHSKHFVKEFPFRDDDAESLMFICILILSSVDLKADLSYEFTAMEHVDVPLYATVGDLKMAVEDAFRDTYCVLERLQVTDILELEEVEDGEVLFGVVQSGMELHVKGHGSDMESSLRYEGGTESWTVRCKCGARDDDGERMVACDICEAWQHTHCCGIGEAETVPRLFVCEACCTSLVTMHRTCGSTNDYEACEGSFVEESFA
- the LOC125187097 gene encoding beta-D-glucosyl crocetin beta-1,6-glucosyltransferase-like, translated to MESIHNILMFPWLAHGHISPYLELAKRLSRRGFVVHLCSTAANFKSIEGSLTASNIRLVELHLPASFLPRRLHTTNGLPPPLMPRLKQTLDVAQPELRRVLADVRPDILVYDFLQPWAPLVAAAQGVPAVEFITSSATMMAYLFHYFSTPAVDFPFGEIYYRDYEIPHRDQLLVVDEKVRRNAFDGVDRSNNVVLIKGFKEIEAKYSDYLMELLGKKVVAVGALVQETSSNISCELEEGSSLINWLDKKGKRSTIFVSFGSEFFLAKEDMMELAHGLELSNFNFIWVVRFPKGEGVVLEDSLPLGFLERVKGRGLVVEGWAPQAKILGHESVGGFVSHCGCSSMMESMKFGVPIIAMPMHLDQPLNARLVELIGVGVEVVRNGRGALEREVIAEAIRHVVVEEGGDRVRKSAKCMSEKLEAKGDQEIDEVVEEFLKLCKKKNKKINGFH